One Pararhizobium sp. IMCC3301 DNA segment encodes these proteins:
- a CDS encoding cold-shock protein — protein sequence MRQSGTVKFFNGSKGFGFITPDDGGTDVFVHISAVQASGLPELQDNMRVSFETEPDKRGKGPKAVDLQMEG from the coding sequence ATGCGCCAAAGCGGCACAGTTAAGTTTTTCAACGGCTCCAAAGGATTCGGCTTCATCACACCTGATGATGGCGGCACCGATGTGTTCGTGCATATTTCAGCAGTCCAGGCGTCTGGTCTGCCGGAATTGCAGGACAATATGCGTGTTTCTTTTGAAACAGAACCTGACAAGCGCGGCAAAGGCCCGAAAGCTGTCGATCTGCAGATGGAAGGGTAA